The genomic interval CAAAACCATATGTAGTTTCTTCTTCACCTGCAAACGGTTCTGCCAAAGTGAGCCTGAGCACGGTAAGTATTGCTGCCAATAATTTACACATACCTGCTGTGCCCGGGTACCAAGGAGGAGTGGAAAACGGAACTATCGACAGCTCGACAGTCAAATTATTGAGAATTGTTGATGGGGTTTCGTCCAAAGTGAACGGCGTTGTACAGGGAACCGGCGGTGGCGACGTGATCAGTTTTTCACCGTCCAAAGGCCTGGAAGCCAATGCAGTTTATAAATTTATTATTACTGCCGGTGTAAAATCCTACTCCGGTGCGGGATTTACTCCATATGAAGCTACTTTCACCACTGCTGCCGCTAAAATTGACTCAACCAACATTCTGAATGCGCGGTTTACCAAAGTGCCAATTCCGGGTACACAGGATAAAAAGTATACCTCACTTGTGATAGGCCCGGATGGAAAGTTTTATGCGCTGCGCCTCGACGGTGCCATTGAGCGATATACCATTAACCATACGGACGGCTCATTATCAGGCCAGCAAATTATCACTACATTGTTCTCCAAGTATGGTAACCGGTCGGCAATCGGGCTGGTATTTGCACCCCAGTCCACTGCGTCCAATTTAATTGCTTATGTATCCCATTCCTCTCCCGGACTTGCAGCTGCACCTACTTTCGATGGTAATATTTCCCGTTTACAGGGGCCAAACTTACAGGATGAACAATTGATAATAACAAAACTGCCGCGCTCAAAAAGGGATCATTTAGTAAATGGCCTGGCTTTTGGGCCTGACGGTGCGCTTTACATTTGCCAGGGAAGCATGAGTTCCGCAGGTTCTTATGATGCTGACTGGCAACGGGACGAGGTACTTCTATCCGGTGCAGTCCTGCGGCTGAACCTGTCCAAACTTGATGCATTTACACTGCCGCTGGATGTAGAAACTACCTCGAATCAGAATCTGATCAATAACGCGCCATCAGTATCTGCCATGATGAGCGACAGTACGTACAATCCATATGGAAGTGCATCACCTCTAACCATTTATGCATCCGGGGTCCGTAATGCTTATGATCTGGTCTGGCATTCCAACGGCCAGCTTTACCTGCCCACAAATGGCTCAGGCGGTGGAGGCAATTCACCGGAATCCGTGATGGGAACACGCAGACCGGACGGCACCTCTTATGCAGGCGCGGAAATAGATGCTACCAGAAGTATACAGCCGCAGCATGACTGGATGTTCCGCGTCAATCCGGCCAGATCAGTTGGTTATTATGGCCATCCTAATCCGTTAAGAGGTGAATATTCTTTGAACAGGGGATTCAAAGACAACCCATTGTATTTACCCTCCATATCAGCAGATACGCGTTACCGGCCTGCCGCTTATGATTTTGGTCTTAATAATTCCCCTAACGGTGTTATTGAATATAAAAGCAGCACATTCGGAGGAATTTTAAAAGGCAAATTACTCGTTTGCCGGTTTTCGGGAGGCGGTGATATTGCTGTGATGAAACCCGGTTCTACCGTTAAAACAACGATAGCAGGCAGCGACGATTCGATTTATGATATTGCCAAGGTCACCACAGGCTCTGGAAATAATGGATTGGTGGGTATGTCGGGCTTCGGCAATCCGCTTGATATTGTGGAAGATGTAATCAACGGTAATTTGTATGTGATTGAGTATAACTGGAACGATAGTCCGAACCTGACTACACAAATTACGCTGCTGCGTGTTGAGGCTTCTCCCGCTCCGGCTTTACGTACAGCTGCAAGTTATGAACCAGCGGAAAACAGCTCTGAAAACAAAAAATATGATATTACATTAACCAACAAAGGCGGTGATACTTTACAAGTCAAAAGCATACGTTTGGCAGGAAAAGAAGCTTCGAAATTTAAAATTACCGGACTTCCCCTACCTACTGATAAACTGCCCATGCAGGTTCGTCAGAATAGTTCTGTATCATTTAAGGTAATTTCCAAAGCGGCAATTCCCAGCTTATCTTCCTACGTAAAGCTCATTGTAACTGCCATGGATGATACAGAAACAGAGGTCGATCTCAACAATGCGCTGGAAGCAAATCAAATTGATTTTAATGATATATCAGCAGAAATAAAGGAAAATGAGAACTATAATATTCAGGTCTATCCAAATCCAAATCTCGGGCATCCGGTATCGGTTCAACTGAAGAATTTCAACCGAAACGAGCCCTTAACGATACAATTATATGATCAAAAAGGTATTGTTCTGAAAACGGTTCGGGCAACAGCAGATGCAGATGGCAGATACAGCATGCGAATGGATATGGCAAATTATAAAAGCAGTTTTTATATCCTCCGGGTGGATTATTCGGCCGGATTTAAATTTGCCAAAATTGTGAATATCAATTAACCGGGTTCCGATCTATGAAAAGCACTATTTTTAAAGTAAATCAGATAAGATTTACCTTTTAAAGCATATCGGACTTAAACATAAACGCCGGACTCTGATGAAAAAGCAAATGTTGATATTGACAATTCTGTTTTTATTCGTTTGTTATACATTTTGTTTTGCTCAATCACCATCACCAACCCAGCAAACGGTTATTAATAACGGTGTTAGTCTAGGTTCTGCTATTGCCGTGGCTATCTCATGGTCCAGAAATAAATCTATTCTATGGGCAATTATACACGGTATCCTAAGCTGGTTTTACGTAATTTATTATTATTTCAGCCGCTAAATAAGCTTTCTTTAAAATGAATTTATCAATTGGACTATTTCAATCGGTTGATTCATTTTTGTTACAGCTTTAATGATGTATTGCCGTATTCAGCTTTATATGTATAAACTGAATACGGGAACAGAAAACTGGCGACGGCTTTGGAAACAAGGCATGCAATGACAATGGGAATAAACAAAACGTAATTATCGGCAATAGCACATACCAGAAAAATGGAAGTTAAAGGAGCATGGATACTGGCACTCAATACTGCTCCCATTCCAATCAGTATAAAATTGGCGGGAATCAGATCCAGCTTAAAAAAATGATTGAGAGTCACGCATACAATTAGTCCCAGAAATGCACCTATAAAAAGACTCGGTGCAAAAACGCCACCGTCACCACCAGCTCCTAAGGTAACCGATGTGATGAGTGGTTTTAAAATCAGCATCAGGAATAAAGGAAACATCACATTCATAACCGGTAATGGTTTCAGGTCATTCAGACTTTTAATTCCCTCATAACCATCTCCATACAGATCAGGAAAGATGAATATTAGCGTTGAAATGAAAAGTGCACCACCTATTACCTTTAAATAATCATTGGACAGGGAATGAAATAAATTCTTAAAAAATAACACGCTTTTAGTCAGATACACGGCATTGAACCCGGCAGCTATACCCAGAATGACCATAGATGGCAAGGCATTTAAATGCCACTCTGTTATGTTAAAATGAAATATTTGTTTGTAAAAGAAAAAGTGAGTCAATAAGGAGGAAGTCAGGACGGCTGTGATCACGGATGCACTGTGAAGTTTACTTTTTCTTTTGGTAAAGACTTCAAATGCAAACAAAAAACCCGCAACCGGTGCGTTGAAAAGTGCAGTTACCCCGGCTGCCAAACCAGCACATACCAGATCGGTTTTATATCGGCGTAAAAACCCCGCCTTCCTGCTTGACAATGCTCCGATTGCTGCAGTGGAGACAACAGTAGAAACTTCAATACCGGTTGACCCGCCAAAAATAACTGTAAGAAACCCATTGAAATAATGGGAAGGGATTTTGTATGCCGGAAGGGAATTACCTTTTTTGTTTACAGTATCAAGAACTTCTTTAATTCCTTTGTTGGCCTTATTCCTGAACAGGAAACGGCGCAAAATATGAATGAGGCTAAGCCCCAGAAGCGGCAGTAAAAAAATCAGGTAATTGTTATGACGCATCTGTTCTAAAAAATGTTCTTCATAATGCTCAGTCATAACTTTTAGCGTATCAGCAAGCAAAGCGGACAATACACCTGTTACTGCTGCGGCGGCAAGCACTGCCAGTGTCCTTTTAGATTTTATTTTTTGATATGGGGTAAAATTCATTGAATTTAATTTTCCAGTTTTTTTTAAATGAATTATCTGTATCTGCGCTGCCAGAACTTGTACCAGTTCTTATTGGCAGGATATTTCCTATGGGACGCCAGGTTATTCACAAGTATGGCAACCAGCAACAATATGACTGCTCCGGATAATACCGGGCTGATCACGTACATATAACCAAGACTGGTAATTTTTTCGGAACCGATATTGGCAATCAATGCCGTGGCACCGCCCGGAGGATGCAGCGTTTTGGTGATCTGCATCATAACAATGGACAGTGAAACCGCGAATGCAGAGGAAAGCCAGATCTCGTTAGGAATGATATAATGTACTGTAACGCCAATCAACGCACATATTACATGGCCACCAATTAGATTCCGGGGTTGTGCAAGCGGACTATTGACAATACCATAGATCAGAACTGAGGAAGCACCAAATGAACCGATCAGAAAAACATTGTCGGTTACATTGAAACTTTTACTATTAATGTAGCCAATCAGTGCTATACCGGCAAACGAACCAATAAAGGTCCAGATATGATCCTTGAAGTCAATCAGTGTTTCTTTGTACACAACATATCGCGCGAGGCGTATATGTTTTTTAAATCTTTTTGGCAAAACTTACTATTGCAATGTTATACTAAATGAACCCTGATAGAATTTGAATGGTTCGCAGGAGAAAAATATAAGTTTTGAAAATAATCTTCTTTAACTGAGTAATCCAGAATCAAAATTTCAAATATGCAGGCTGACTTCATTCTTTCGGCTATTATATGCCTTAATAAGTGCCACCTTAATTTCTTCCAGTCGCAGGGGTTTTGAAATGTAATAATCCATACCGGCGGCCAGGCATGCTTCTTCATCTTCACGCATAGCGTTGGCAGTCATGGCTACAATATAAGGCTGCTCCATCTGATGGCTGCGTATGCGGCGCGTTGCACCCAGTCCGTCAAGTTCCGGCATTTGCACGTCCATAAAGACCAGATCAAATTTTTCAGAGGTCGCCCTTTCGCATGCTTCCAATCCGTTATGGGTTATCTGTGGTACGTAGCCTAGTTTTTTCAGGATATTAACAAACAATTTCTGATTGATTAGGTTGTCTTCCGCCATCAGGATATGCATTGGATAATTTACTGCAAAATCGGTCGAAAATTCTGCATGAACAGGCAAAGCAACAGACACAACTGTTTCCTGCTTCGTCAGGTGCTGCTGTATCAGTTTCCCTAACTGATGGTGCCTTACCGGTTTGGTTAAAATAGCTGCGAATAGCTCCTTGTGGTTTTTACCGATTTCATTTCCCACCGAACTAAGCAGGAAAACGGGTAACTGGGGATAACGGCGCTTTATAATGCCAGCCAGATCAATACCGTCCATTTCCGGCATTTGCTGATCGGTAATTACAAGGTCAAAAACCGAACCGCTATCTAATATCTGCAACGCCTGCTGAGCCGATGAAGCTAGCGCAGGAAGGAGTTTCCATTGCTGCATCTGATTTTGAAGAATTCTCAGGTTTGCCGCGTTATCATCAACGATCAGGACAGATTTTTCTCCATTGCCGATCAGATTCAGATTTTCGTAAATATCTTCCTTCACCTGCTGGCCAACCCCGGTAATGATGGAAAAGTGAAAAGTGGTACCCTGATCCACAACACTGTTTACGCCTATTTCCCCTCCCATCAGGTTTACGAGCCTCTGACTGATAATAAGGCCAAGTCCGGTCCCCCCGTATTTCCGTGTATGTGATGAATCCACCTGCGAAAAAGCTACAAAAAGCCGGTCAAGTTTGTCGCCGGCAATGCCTATACCCGTATCTTTTATCTGAAAGTTGATCTTTACTTCACCATCACCTATCGCCTCCACTAGCTGTATATCAATACTAATCTCACCCTTTTGTGTAAACTTCACAGCGTTTCCTACCAGATTGATCAGTATTTGCCTAAGCCTCTGGCTATCACCAACAATCTGACGCGGAACCTGCGGGCCAATTTCATACACAAGGTCAAGCCCAATTACAGCAGCCCTTGCAGAAAATAAGTCCAGTACACTCTCTATACAATCCCTGAGATTAAAACTGATCGCTTCAAGCTCCATGTTACCGGATTCTATTTTGGAAAAATCCAGGATATCGTTAATCACGGCCAACAGGCTGTCACCGCAACTGATAATTGTTTCAGTGTATTCAGACTGCTCCGAATTCATTTCCGTCTGCGACAACAGCATGGCCATTCCGATTACACCATTCATTGGTGTGCGGATCTCATGGCTCATTGTGGCAAGAAATACACTTTTAGCCATATTTGCCTTCTCGGCTTCCTGCCGGGCAAGTTGTTCCTGTTCATTCTGAAGGTGCAGCTCCTGATTTAGCTGCCGTAGATGGTCCGACTGTTTCTGAAGCTCCTTCTTTTGCTCGATAATCTGTACGGTCCTTTGTCTAACCTGCTTTACCAAAAATTTCTTTTGTCCCTCAATCACACTCACACGCAGCCTGTAAACAGCATAAATAATTCCTGCCATCAGCATCAATGCAAGTGCGCGAAACCAAAGCGTTTGCCAGAACGGAGGAGTAATATGTATCACCACGCTGGTTCCGGTTTCATTCCAAAGCCCGTCATTATTGGACGCTTTAACCCTGAATATGTATTCCCCCGGATCAAGATTGGTATATGTAGCTTTTCTTGTAGTTCCGCTGTATATCCAGTCTTTATCAAAGCCTTTCAACTGATAGGCATATTGATTTTTTTCTGACATCGTATAATTCAACGCCGCAAACTCGAATGAAATAACAGACTGATCATAGGATATTGTGATCTCTTTTGTCTCGCTGATATGTTTTTCCAGAACAGAATTTTTATCCGCAACCGAAACACGCTTATTGAAAATCTGAAAATCGGTAAGATATACCGGCGCTATATATTTGTTCCCAACCAGTTTATCAGGATAAAAAGAGCTGAAACCTCTCACCCCCCCAAAGTACATTTCGCCGTCACTTGTCTTGAAAAAGGAATTGCTTTTAAATTCATTTCCCTGTAATCCGTCTGCGAGTGCAAAATTCTGGAAAGATTTTGTTTTCGGGGTAAACTGTGAAAGTCCGTTGTTTGTACTAAGCCACAAGCTGCCTTTGTTATCTTTCATGATAGCATGTACCACATTGCTGGCCAGTCCGTCTTTTTCTGTATAGGCAGTAAAGGTTTGTTTTTTTACATCAAAAAAGTTCAGGCCTCCACCTAATGTACCGATCCACAAGTTCCCGTTTTCAGCTTCGTAAATAGATTGTATCTTGTTACTGGATATGGACTTGGGATTAGCATCGCTATATTTAAAATGCTTGAATTTTTTCTGGCTGGATCCAGCAGGTTTAATCCTTCATAGGTTCCTACCCAGATATTTCCTGCCCTGTCCTGAAAAACCTTGGTTACAATATCGCCGCTTATACTGTTACTGTCATTAGGATTGTTCCTGTAATGGGTAAACTTCCCGCTATTGATATCGTAAAATTCCAACCCGCCCTTCCACGTGCCCAGCCAAATATTGCCATCCCGGTCCTTAAACAAATTATTTACGTCAGAAATACCCAGACTTAGCGGATCTCCCAGTTTGGGCATATGGTGTTTAAATACTCCGGTTTTAATATTAAATAAATCAAATCCACCATTGTGGTAGCCTAATCCTAGCACATCCTGAGATACCTGGATAACCGCTATCACATAATCATTACTGATCGAATTTGGGTTGTTAATATCGTTTTTATAGTGCGTAAAGGTTTTTGTCTTTCTGTCAAACAGGTTCAAACCTCCACCATCAGTCCCGATCCAGATTTTATCAGGATCATTATCTCCGCAAATGGATAGTACAATGTTGTTGCTTAAACTTTGTGAACGGTTGGCAATGTTGCGGTAAGTGGTAAATTTCTTCCCAAATTTTGGCAGAAAATTTACACCGCCAGCATAGGTCCCAATCCAGATATTTTCTGCCACATCACGATAAATGCAGTATACAGAATTGTTACTTAAACTGGAATAATCTTCTTCTTCGTGTTTCAATGTTGTAAATTGTCCGGCATCAATATCATAAATGCTAATTCCGCCATTCTCCGTACCGATCCATAATTTCCCATCCTTATTCTGAATAATGGAAAGTATGTCATTATGAGCAATGCTGTTCGTTTTACCAGGCTCATGCAAAAAATTGCGAAAAGTGTTACTATCAGGTTGAAATACAGACAATCCGCCCCCATGTGTCCCTACCCAGATATCACCTTTTTTGTCCTTAAATAACGCTTTTATCCAGTCAGAATTTAGAGTGGTATCATCCGGGCCTTTAAAGAATGCGCTGTATGTACCGTTTTCAGGATTGAACCTGTACAAACCTTTTTCAGATCCTACCCACAATGTCCCGTCGTTATCTTCAATGATACGCGTTATGTAACTGGCACTCTCTAGTTTTTTGTTTTGTCCGGCCAGCGGATAGGATTTGGACAAACCGCTTTTTTCATTAAATGACAGTAAACCGTGATTGGAGCCCAGCCAGATCCTGCCTTTACTGTCCTGAAAAATATCGTTAATACTGTGCTTTAAAGATGCGTGATTGTAGTGTTTAAAATTATTTTTATCCCTGTCAAACCTGTTCAGGCCGGCCGTAGTGGCAATCCATAAATCACCTTTTCTATCTTCCAGAATGTCCTGGATGTAACTGTCGTCAATACTGGTGCTGTCAGAAGATTCATGTTTGTAGTGCGAAAAGGTGTAGCCATCATATTTATTTAGCCCGTCCTCACTGCCAAACCATACAAAACCCTCTCTATCCATCAGAATGGCACTGATATGGTTTTGCGATAATCCCTGGTTGGTAGACAGGTGTCTGAACCTGGGGGTTTGTCCTAATAATAATATAGGGTTAACGACCAGAATAAGCAGCCACAGGAAACAATTTACAGAAGGATATTTCATATTGCATTAAACATGCAATAAAATTAACGAAAGTATCTCATATACCTCAATAATTCTACATAAAAAACACTATTTTTAAATTTAGTTTGTAGAAATTATTTATATAAATTTTTATATTTATATTTTTTATCATTATTATTAAATTTATTCGGCTTAAAAAAGTACGGGGAAGTACCGATATTTCCGGCACCTCCCCTGATCATATTACTATGAACTAAATGTTCAGTTACGGATGTCAAAAGTATATTCTCCCGAACCAAGCGGAATAATCACCTGTCCCTCCGACTGGCTTACCCCTTTCCATTTTGCTACACTTTTGCCATTTTCACTGATCTGATCCAGGTTTTTGGCCGGTAGATAAAGTGCAGCGGTTGTATTGGCAGGAATACTTGTTTTATAGATCCATCCGTTTGTCGTGAGCCTCCATTCACTGCTGATCCTGCCATAAACCGAATCGTAATAACCCTTGGCAAACTTCATTTTTTTGTCCGGATCAGGCGTTGGTTTCAGGATAAATTCTTTAAAACCTGCCTTTTCCGGATGTCTTTGAATTCCCAGGGAATTATTATACATCCAGGCTGCTACCGCTCCAAACGAATAATGATTAAAGGAATTCATGCTGTTATTCCCGCCAAATCCTTTGTCTAATGTATAAGAATTGAGCCGTTCCCAAATGGATGTCGCACCATTGACAACAGAATATAACCACGAAGGGTAATCCTGTTGCTGCAAAAGCCGGTAAGCATTGGCATCATTGCCATTCTCGGACAATGCTTCGGCGACCGATGCAGTTCCCAGGAAACCTGTCATTAAGGAATAAGCAGGACGTTCAATACCTTCATCATCTTTATTTTTCCGTTCTATCGTTTCGTTCAGAGCAGCAATGGCAAAAGGTTTATTTTCTTCACTGAAAACTCCTAATGCAAGTGGAATAGCGTAGGAAGCCTGTGTATCAATTACCTGTCCTTTATCTGATTTCTGGTTTTGCTGCTGCTGGTTCGGCGGCCCGAATGAAGGTGCTTTCACGCCTGATTTTATTGTTTTATGTGAAGATTTATCAAAATAAATTTCGTTAAATACCTGTTTGACTTCACTTTGCCTTTTCCCAAACAGAGCTGCATCGTCCTGCTTGCCAAGGATAGTTGCTACTTTTTGCATAATTTCCAGATCATACGAAAAATAGGCCATCCAGAATAACGTATTATCATTCTTGTTTCCTTCCGGACTTAGCCAGTCACCCAGCGGCCCTTCATTCAGAATTCCAGTTGTTTTTTCAACTTTTGATTCCAAAAAAACAATGTAACGCTTCATTGCATCATAATGTTCTTTCAAAAGTGCGATATCTCCATACTGGCGGTACGTTTCCCAGGCCACTATAATTCCCGCACTCCCCCATAGTGTTCCACCAAAACCTCCGCCCATTGGCGCAACATCCGTAAAACGTCCATTTTCGGCCTGTACATCACGCATGGCCAGCATGTGCCTTCTCAAAAAGAGATCTGCATTGGTAAGATACGTGGCACTTTTTGAGAAAACAGAAATGTCCCCGCTCCATCCCATCCTTTCATTTCGGGCAGGCGTATCAGTGGGTATCGAAAGAAAATTACTGCGGAGCGACCAGGTAATGTTTTGCCAGAGCTTGTTAACCAGTGGATTCGAAGTTTCATAAGCCGACGATAAAGACGAAATAGAACTGATCACCAATCCTTTTACGTCGGTTACCGGAACTGGCTGGTCCAGGCCTGTCAGTTCAAGATAACGGTAGCCATGAAAAGTAAACCGTGGCTGAATCGTTTCGTTACCGCCTTTCAGAATATAAAGATCCTGGGTAAGCGCCGCGCGGATATTTTCCATCATCACCATACCCGTATTCTCCTTGTATTCCGCCAGGCCTGGATACTTCACTTCGGCATATCGCAAGGTAATTACCTGTCCTTTTTTACCATTTTTTATCAGTATCTGCGGGAAACCAACCATGTTCTGCCCCATGTCGTACACAAATACTTTTGGCCTCACTTCCTCTACTTTTTGCGCAGGCATCGTTTTCACCAGGCTTGCATTGCTGCCCATTTGTCCCGTAAGCCGGAAATCCTTATAATCCAACGTCGATTTCCTGCCCATAAAATCAGTAAATGTTCCCAGATACGTGCTTCCTTCGAGCGGCACTTCGACTGCCGGTTTCCAACCTGAATCATTATAAGAGGCAGTTGCCCAGTCTTTGATTAAAATTTCTTTCGTAGCGTCGTACACTTCCCCCTGAAAAAAGGAACCATAGCGAACCGGGCCATCATTGAAAAACTTCCAGTTATTCGGATTTGATGTTATAATCTGTTCTGAACCATCAGAATATGTTATGACGATTTTGCTCAGCAATGACTGGCGGTCACCAAAATAATTCCAGCTTTCACCACTGAATGTGATATTCCCGCTCCACCAGCCTTCACTTAACCACGCCCCTATCGCATTTTTCTGTCCTTGTTTCAGCTCAGCAGTAATATCATAGGTCTGATACATGTGGTGTTTATTGTACTGCGTCAATCCCGGATTGAAGTAATCGTTACTTACCCGGTTTCCATTCAGGTACAACTCATAAATTCCACGAGCGGTAACGTACAACCTGGCATTTGCAATCTTTTTGGCCTCTATAGTAAAAGTGTTTCTCAGCATTGGTGCCGCATTCCGGCTTGGATTCGCAACAACAAGCGCAGAACCTTTAATGATATATTCGTTATTTTCGACTGTCAGGTTTTCAGATTTAAAAATACCTGCATAAGGTTTTTTATCAGGAACTTCTGTAAACAAAGTATTGGAAGGAAAACGATAATTCCTGATCTCAACCTGTGAAAAACGAGCCGTCTGGTTTTCAGTCACCTTAAAACCAATATCAGCGAGCATGGGAAAACTGATAAAATTGTTTCCGCTGCCAACCGGATTAAGATTGATCCCACGTGGAGCGAATGGAGAAGGCGAGGCATTTGTTTTCTCTTTCAGTTTATTAGTTTCATCTTTTCCATCTACCAGAATTTCAAACAAACCGAAATTACATTCCGCCAGAATCGTATGCTTTTCATACTTATTGGTGTTATTAATCAGTTTCTGAGGAATTTCAAGGCTTTTAAACGGCACATCAGCTTTGTCATCTTTGGAATAACCAACCCTGTAAATATTAATTTTGGCAAGCCCATCCGGTGAATCAGTAACCGATGAAATATCAAGCTCGAAAGCAATATAACTCTCATTCAGTCCGTTAGCCATGCCCATCAGGTTCAGGTCTTTGTTCATCAGCCGCTTATCGTTGGCACCGATCACAAAAGCTGCCCTTGTAGAACTAGTGGTTTTATCCAGCTGTATCCCGTACTGAAACTTGAAAACGGATAAGTAATGAGAATAAAATACAAGGTCATCGTTACCGCCGCCAATCCATTTAGCTCCCGACCATGCCGAAATATCCGGATTCATCAGGCCGATTTCAAACCATGATTCCGCACCTGATAGGGCCCCTGTATTATCCCACACCGTTACCTTCCATGTATATCTTGTCGTTGGTTTCAGGGTTGTTCCGGCATATTCAATACCATGCGAAAGGTCCGAACTCACTTTTTTCGAATCCCATACTGTCTGGTTTTTCTGATCGGATACGACAATCTGCCATGCCTTTTGGGCATAACCTTTTTTCGCATCCAATGCCTTCATTTGCCAGGAAAAATGCGGATTGGCCTGATCTGTCCCCAACGGAGCCTGCTGGTAATCAACGTTCAGATTTTCAATGGTAACCCGTGCAAAAACAGGGCAGAAAAATGACAGACAGATTAAAAAAGTAAAGGTCAGGATTTTCATGTTTTAAATTTGATTACAAAATAATTGTTTGGTAAGAACCTTCTGTTTGTTAAAAGCCAAATAAAAGATTCTCTCCTGTTGCAATAAATATAATCAAATCAAGAAATATTTAAACCCCGGCAAAAGGAGAAACGGATCATTGGCTAATAAAAACAAGTGATGTTATGAGAATAAACGAAAAATAACCTGATGTTTTTAAAAAACTAATAAGTATAACCAGTAACTAAAATAATCGTTGTATTACAAAAATTCCGAGCTACATTGTGCGGTACAAATAACTGAAGCAGGCTTTTAATTATTTTATACAATTACTATATAGGTTACACATTAACTACTTGACCATGAATCATGTAAAGTCTGTATACATAGCTGATGATGACCAGGAAGACCGCTTGCTCATTCGGGAATCTTTGGAAAATATTAACAGGGAAATTAATATAACCGAGATTGAAAATGGAGTTGAGTTACTGGATCAGCTTAACAATACCGACCAGGAAAATCCGGCACTAATAATACTGGATATGAACATGCCACGTATGAGCGGTCTTGAGACACTTAATAAAATAAGATCAAGCGCCAGTTTACAAAATGTACCGGTTATAATGGTTTCCACCAGCTCCGATCAGCTCCTGATCAACCTGGCTTATGATGAAGGGATTAGCGCTTATATTACGAAACCAGTCAATATTCACCAATACAAGCTCATGGCAGAAGCCATTCATGTATGTTACCTGAACAGTCGTCCTACACTTGTACATTACTC from Dyadobacter sp. NIV53 carries:
- a CDS encoding chloride channel protein — encoded protein: MNFTPYQKIKSKRTLAVLAAAAVTGVLSALLADTLKVMTEHYEEHFLEQMRHNNYLIFLLPLLGLSLIHILRRFLFRNKANKGIKEVLDTVNKKGNSLPAYKIPSHYFNGFLTVIFGGSTGIEVSTVVSTAAIGALSSRKAGFLRRYKTDLVCAGLAAGVTALFNAPVAGFLFAFEVFTKRKSKLHSASVITAVLTSSLLTHFFFYKQIFHFNITEWHLNALPSMVILGIAAGFNAVYLTKSVLFFKNLFHSLSNDYLKVIGGALFISTLIFIFPDLYGDGYEGIKSLNDLKPLPVMNVMFPLFLMLILKPLITSVTLGAGGDGGVFAPSLFIGAFLGLIVCVTLNHFFKLDLIPANFILIGMGAVLSASIHAPLTSIFLVCAIADNYVLFIPIVIACLVSKAVASFLFPYSVYTYKAEYGNTSLKL
- a CDS encoding HPP family protein, which gives rise to MPKRFKKHIRLARYVVYKETLIDFKDHIWTFIGSFAGIALIGYINSKSFNVTDNVFLIGSFGASSVLIYGIVNSPLAQPRNLIGGHVICALIGVTVHYIIPNEIWLSSAFAVSLSIVMMQITKTLHPPGGATALIANIGSEKITSLGYMYVISPVLSGAVILLLVAILVNNLASHRKYPANKNWYKFWQRRYR
- a CDS encoding response regulator; amino-acid sequence: MSSNKIQSIYEAENGNLWIGTLGGGLNFFDVKKQTFTAYTEKDGLASNVVHAIMKDNKGSLWLSTNNGLSQFTPKTKSFQNFALADGLQGNEFKSNSFFKTSDGEMYFGGVRGFSSFYPDKLVGNKYIAPVYLTDFQIFNKRVSVADKNSVLEKHISETKEITISYDQSVISFEFAALNYTMSEKNQYAYQLKGFDKDWIYSGTTRKATYTNLDPGEYIFRVKASNNDGLWNETGTSVVIHITPPFWQTLWFRALALMLMAGIIYAVYRLRVSVIEGQKKFLVKQVRQRTVQIIEQKKELQKQSDHLRQLNQELHLQNEQEQLARQEAEKANMAKSVFLATMSHEIRTPMNGVIGMAMLLSQTEMNSEQSEYTETIISCGDSLLAVINDILDFSKIESGNMELEAISFNLRDCIESVLDLFSARAAVIGLDLVYEIGPQVPRQIVGDSQRLRQILINLVGNAVKFTQKGEISIDIQLVEAIGDGEVKINFQIKDTGIGIAGDKLDRLFVAFSQVDSSHTRKYGGTGLGLIISQRLVNLMGGEIGVNSVVDQGTTFHFSIITGVGQQVKEDIYENLNLIGNGEKSVLIVDDNAANLRILQNQMQQWKLLPALASSAQQALQILDSGSVFDLVITDQQMPEMDGIDLAGIIKRRYPQLPVFLLSSVGNEIGKNHKELFAAILTKPVRHHQLGKLIQQHLTKQETVVSVALPVHAEFSTDFAVNYPMHILMAEDNLINQKLFVNILKKLGYVPQITHNGLEACERATSEKFDLVFMDVQMPELDGLGATRRIRSHQMEQPYIVAMTANAMREDEEACLAAGMDYYISKPLRLEEIKVALIKAYNSRKNEVSLHI
- a CDS encoding two-component regulator propeller domain-containing protein, whose product is MKYPSVNCFLWLLILVVNPILLLGQTPRFRHLSTNQGLSQNHISAILMDREGFVWFGSEDGLNKYDGYTFSHYKHESSDSTSIDDSYIQDILEDRKGDLWIATTAGLNRFDRDKNNFKHYNHASLKHSINDIFQDSKGRIWLGSNHGLLSFNEKSGLSKSYPLAGQNKKLESASYITRIIEDNDGTLWVGSEKGLYRFNPENGTYSAFFKGPDDTTLNSDWIKALFKDKKGDIWVGTHGGGLSVFQPDSNTFRNFLHEPGKTNSIAHNDILSIIQNKDGKLWIGTENGGISIYDIDAGQFTTLKHEEEDYSSLSNNSVYCIYRDVAENIWIGTYAGGVNFLPKFGKKFTTYRNIANRSQSLSNNIVLSICGDNDPDKIWIGTDGGGLNLFDRKTKTFTHYKNDINNPNSISNDYVIAVIQVSQDVLGLGYHNGGFDLFNIKTGVFKHHMPKLGDPLSLGISDVNNLFKDRDGNIWLGTWKGGLEFYDINSGKFTHYRNNPNDSNSISGDIVTKVFQDRAGNIWVGTYEGLNLLDPARKNSSILNIAMLIPSPYPVTRYNLFTKLKTGTCGSVH